The Canis lupus baileyi chromosome 26, mCanLup2.hap1, whole genome shotgun sequence DNA window ctgAGCTGATGTGGTGACTGAAACCACGGAAAGTGAAACCACAGATAAGGCGAGGACTACTTTGTTAAATATtgttaacaatatttatttttaacaatttttattgttGATTGACAAAGCTGGGTTTGCTGGGAGGACCTCGCTATACAACCTTGGTCTTGATAAATCTGAGCCCCAAGTTAGAAATTCTGCTCCCTCGTGACCAGCTACTTTTGCAGGCCACACGGTCCCATTTGTGAAGGCAGAAGTTTGGAGTAGGTGATCATTTGGCTATCTTTATGGTGTCCCTGGCTCTGACATCCTGTGAATCTGGACTTGATCTCTTGTCTTTATTTGAAATTCTCCCCAGTTTTAGTCCCTGTCCCAGCTCTTCACCACCtctgtgggggtttttttgtttataaagtaAGGTAACAACTGGTTAGTTTCATGTTTCCTTTATACACCTCTCACTTAGTAGAAATGTGATGAAACTCATGACAGTATTTGACCTGCTTAGGGAGGCCTTGAGAGCACTCATTTACCATCTGCAATAAATGCTTAGTGGAGTCTCTTTAACGACAATGGttagtaggggatccctgggtggctcagcggtttagtgcctgcccttggcccagggcgcaatcctggagtcccgggatcgagtcctgcgtcgggctccctgcatggagcctgcttgtgtgtctgcctctctctctctctctctctctctctctgtgtgtctagaatacatacatacatacatacatacataccaaacGTGAGCAAATCAGACCTGGTCCTGGCCCTGGGAGCTATAGTTCTAATGATCACTTCCATAATGGTGTGATATCAAACTCCAGAGGAAACTTCTCTGAAGGAAAATTGTGTGGAACAGTAGTATGGGGGCATTGACCACATCTAGGGGTGGGTAGATCCTCCAGAAAATGGACATATGAGGGATCAGTGGGAATCATGAGAAGATGGGGAAGGAAGGCaagttccaggcagagggacctgagAGAAGGTGGCCTTGTGGTATATAAGAAAAGCCTAAGAGTTCTGATCATCCAGACTTCACAAGGCCTTGAGACTGGCCCCTCAAGTTATCTGGGGGATGGGATTTATTTTGTAATGACATTGATAACAAGCCAACATTACATTTGTACTCTCCTTACCAAACATTCTTAAATGATTTAGccatatttaatcctcatagcacaagcattattttacagatgaagaaattgactTAGAGAAATTAAATCACTTGTCTAAGACTACATACAGCCAtgaaggggcagagccagggtctAAGTCCAGATCACCAGATTTCAGAGTTCCTACTCAGTCATTACCCCAGCTGCTCATACTGCCATCCTTAGGAATGTTCTGCTACAGAGTGAGGCTTCCTGGGATCCTGGTGGGCACATTGTCCTAGTGACCTAGTCATCACTACAATCTGTCCTTATGACTTGACTTGGCTCAAAACAGCCTCTCTGACTCAGCTTCTCTTGCCATTGTGTCTTCTTCTGCACACTCTCATGTTCCTATGCCCTAAGAAGACAAGGTTGGGCCAGTTTCTTGACACCTGTGAGTAGGCCTCAGGGTAAATTGCCTTTGGCCAGTCGTTAAGCTGGTCACTTGTGGGCCAGACCAGCAGGGGCATGGGCCCCTAAATCTAGCCACTTCTGTGTGAGGAGCCACTTGTGCCACATTTGTCACAAGTGCCTACCAGTTTCCTCAGTGGAACCTTCTGCTGATATGTCATGGTGATTCATGGACACCTGATGAATCAGTTGTGTCCTGAGGTGGCTCAAGCTTAGCCCTATTTTTCACCTCCATGATGATAGCCATTGATGGCTATAGTAAGGGAGGTCTATTTAATACATCATTGCAAGGAAACAGTCCTCAAAACAGAAAAGGCTTGGCACACAGTGGTGTTCACTGCGTAGTAATTAAGTAAAAAATCCAGCATAGGTACCAACAATAGAGGAATGATTAACTCTATGGATTGACCACTTCTGGGCTCTTTGAAAGCAATAGTGGTACTGTTTACAATTTTATAtgcagacagagaaacaggctttAATTTGAGGGGCACAATCATGTATATAGACAGTATGTTTAGAGCTGGGCCCTAAGCCTCCCTTGGTGGAAACTGGAACAATACACTAGTAATGGTAATGTCTTGTCagagactgacttttttttttcttcttcctacttTTCAGTATTTACAAATTTACAAGAGTTGTTCTCTTTGTTCAGGTTCTAAGTATCCTAAATGATAGTCTCTCCTTTATTGCTAGCAGCCACTCATAGCAGCAGTATGCcactatggaaggagcccagcaGTAGAGCCAACAGGCCTGCATTTGAATCCTGGCCCCATGCTTATCTGCTGTGTGATGGCTCAAAGCTTCTGTGCCTCATTGGCGAGTGAAGATGGTGACACCACTCCAGAGTAATTCTAGGGACTGGTGCTACCATACTTAAAGTGCTCAGTACTGTGTGTATCAAGCCCTCAGTAAATAGTGGCATTGATTGTTAACTGCTAGTCCTGTACTCTTGAATTAAGGGTGTGGAGTGGAGAGCTGGGCAGAAAGGAGTTCCAACTTCCTACTCAGTCTCTGCTCTCCCCTCAGGCATTCCCATCAAGAGCACCATGGACAATCCCACTACCACACAGTATGCTAACCTCATGCACAACTTCATCTTGAAGGCCCGGAGCACCGTGCGTGAAATTGACCCCCAGAATGACCTCACCTTCCTTCGAATTCgctccaagaaaaatgaaattatggttGCACCAGGTAAGAGGTGTTCCACATTCCCACCTGGGAGCTGACTGTCACAGCATATTCTGGGTAGCTTATTGGGAGGCTTGACACATTGATGTCCCCACAGGTGCCATTAAAAATCCTAAGGCATTGAAAGTACACAGTTGACTGCCTCACTGCCTGGCCAGTCTCTGGCTGGCATCCCCAACAAACACTTTTTCAGTGTGATTCTAGGCCAGACCCTGTACTAAAGTCCAGGCCACAGAGGGGAATCATGGTCTCATGGAACATAGAGGAAGATGTGAGTAGATCTTACCAGAAGAGGGGACATTTGAGCTGAATCTAAAAGGCACAAGAAAGAGTTTAAGCAAGTTGGAGGGGTGGGAAAGCTATGTTTGAAGGAAAAAGCATTCAGTGATTTGAAACCAAAGCACAAGACAAAAATACTGTGTGgtcattttatctttgaaaaaatgttacACTGCCCACTTCTAAAGTATAGTCCTGTCTTTCTAGGCCCAGTATGGCTATCCTTTCCTTCAGCTTTGGAACAGATTGCTGCTTTTGTTTCTCATGCAGTGCTTGGCCTGCATGTGAGAGCTGTGTAGTACAAACTATACCTGTCTTTAGGATCATTTGAAGGATGATGAAATGCTCCTGGGTGGAGCCCATAAGGACTGGGGCCATAGGAGGGAACATCAGGGCCACTTGTCCTGGCCTGCATCACCTTACTCACATTTACAGACTGGAGTGGTGGACAGATTGTCAggactatttttatattattacttctctccctccctctctcttttttggcTGTGCCACATAGTTAAATGTGCCCGTGATGATGGAGGTAGGCTGCAGTGCAGCTTGTCTAGGCCATCAGAATATGTGTAGGAAGGAATGAGAGGTGAGACATTTGGTCTAATTTTGAAGAGGCATCAAATACCAAGCTTAACTATGTGATAGTTTTTAAGGCAAGAGGTAGTATGATTGTGATTGGGGCCTGGGTAATAAGGAGGTTGGGGATGCTAAATGTCCCTGACTTGGCAACACAGATGATGAGGAAGCTGACTACAGAATTCTAGGGTAATTTGATGAGTCAACCACCCCAGTAGCAGAACAGTATTGGTTATTTTTTTAGGCCTCCTCCAGCCTATTCTGGCTGTTTGGAAGGATACAAAGGAGAGAACCATTGACCTAGTCACAGGGATACTTCCTAGAGGGGTGGGGACACAGCAGGTTGATCACAGAGAAAAACATAAGATAAGCTCAGAAGCATTTATTCCAAAAACATGCAGTACGCTATTTATCAGTTTAATCACTGTTTGATGCATTACTTACCAACCCATTATAATGCCTCTGGTTCTGTGAGGAAAATCAGATTGCAGCAGACAAAATCTGTTTTCATAGCTTTACCTCTTTTGAGTGTGACCTTAGGTCACAGAATACCTCTGAACCActatttccacatctgtaaattGTCAGGTATGGTACTATACTGCTCTGATCTCCTGAGACACCCCATCTGATTGAGTGAGTTGGCTCTGAGTGGGGTAGaaagatttggaaatatttgaacTCACATCCCTCCTAAGACTTCATGCTGAATAGCTACACAAATCTCTACTTCCCTAAAAGTTAGGCCAGGAATGGTCTCTCTGTTGACCTTGCATATCAGAGCAGACTTTGTGCCCATAGGAGGGCACACATTGTGAAGCAAGGACAAATGATGTGGTTTTCAAATTAGATTCTCCAAGGATAGTTTCTCTTGACTTAAAGCTTCCAAGAATGTCTCCTCTGGAATGGCAGAGTCATCTGGAAGTTCCTAACCGTCCATTCTCAGCTCAACAGCAAAGGCATCTCCAGCCTGCCCTTGAGGACCCATAGGCATTCACAGTTAATGGGTGTGGTTGGTACTTGAGTCTAGGATTGGCAACTCCCAAGTTAGAGGTTCTCCTTAGGGTTCATAGGCCCAGAAGGGCCTCAGCTCTGTTAGTGAAAGTGAGGATGGAGTAGCTGGACTCTTCCTGAGTGACACACAAGGCCTGGAGGGAAGGCATGCACACTCTGTCACTtttactcactcactcactctgtctcacACCTGCACTCTCACAGCGCCACACACATACATTCTGTTATACTGAGAGTTGTGTGACTTTTTGAGGTTGCCTTAAACACAGCAAGTGTTTCTTCTGAATACCCTTACTACTTCTCTGGCCACCCTGCTACCTTTCAGAGCTTCAAGAGACTTCAGCTTTTCTCTCTGGGAACTCACACATGCCATCCTGTTGCTGGCAACGCTCCATCTTGCCTTTTCATTTAGCCAACCAGCCTGCTCATCTGCATTTTTAAGTCTGTCTCCCCACTTAAATAGTTCCAAGAGAACAGATATTTGTAGGAACATAGTAAGCATTTAACAGATATTCAATGAGTAAATATATGAATGATTCCCTAAATCTCCCTCCATTGCTGACACCCCACTGTGGGAGTAAGAAGTGGGGTGAGCAGTGGGGATGGGAGTCAGGAATGTCTGTGGAACAAGGTATTTAGGATGAAAATCAATGATTTGACACCTTGATACACCCACTTTGatatgggggaaaagaaatatatatttatgtatatacgtAGGATTTTGATGCCAGAACTCTTGTGGGCAGGAGCTACTTATCAGAGCTTCTGAAGCATTAGGACGAGATTACCTTCGGACTTTCACAGAGCATAAGCCCCACAGGGACAGCCCCCAGCATAGAATAGGCCTAGTTGCTGCATGTTTGAGGTTGGTCCTTCGAGAACCGTAATTAGCACTCCACACCATGGGAACAACCTCGAAGGAAGGAACAACCTGACCAGGAAGGAAGTCCACCGTCTCTTTATTCCCATCTGATCTTTCTAGTTGATCAAACTGAGAAGCTGCTTCTTGGACCACAAATAGCAACAAGTAGTTTCAGACAGTTTGGCCCTCCATATGTGAACCAAATTTCACCCTCTCCTGGCCCAGAATAGCCCAtgtgaaaagacattttaagacaGACTTGCTTTTCAGTTATTAACCTCACTAATATAAAGCCTGGGTAGTGCAGCATAGCAAGCTTTAACACTGTGCTTCCTACAAAGTACTTGGAATGATATTATTGAATTTAGAGCTTGGTATTTGGAAGAAAAGACACTAGTATTGCtatttgtgtctgtttcttttgGTGGCTTGTCagttatctctatttttatttgtaagtgaTTTTAACTTAGATTGCTTTAGCCATGGAACTGTTAGTCTTATGAAATCTGTTTCTTCCTATCTGCAACAGCCTGTTGTCATGGGAAGAAGCAAACTTAGGTTTGAATCCGCACACACAAAGCAGATAAGGCCAAGGTCCTGCCATTTCTCCCCTCTTCAGCAGAGGGCAGACCAGAGGCATTCAGAGCCTCTGGGTCAAACCCTGGTAGCTAGTGTTTTTGCCTTgatttgggcaagtcatttaactctGAGACTCAAAGTAGAAAACTAGTATCTGTCTCAAAAACAGATTTCCTGAGGTACCATGTGAGAAGTGGTTGTCCCAGGGCTAGGCATATGGAAGCTTTGATAAATGTTTGTGGTTTAAGTGGACAAAATTGAAATGCCTTGCTTctctaatttctaaaataaaatgaagagcaaCCTTAATCTCGTGGTTGTCCCAGAACCTGCAGCATcagcattacctgggaacttgttaaaaatgtaaataattttaactatactagaattaaaataaaaaacttaattaggggtgcctggggacgcctgggtggctcagtggttgagtgtctgcctttggttcaggttgggatcccggggtcctgggatcaagtcccacattgggctttctgcatggagcctgcttctccttctgcatgtgtctgcctctctctccatgtctctcatgaataaataaattaaatccttaaaaaaaaaaaaaaaaagaatcagactcAGATATGCACACATGTTctggggttttaaaaaattaaaatataattaattaattaactaattaattctctgaacctcagttttcctaCCCAGAAAATAGGGATGATATGCCTACCTTCCTGTTGGCACCATGTGGTACCATGAAGATTAGAAAAGAGGATCCCCTGCAGGGCATTGCTGCGGGTGGGAGGGGCTCGGCTTTCCCAGCAGCCACACTGCAGAAGCCCCC harbors:
- the DYNLRB1 gene encoding dynein light chain roadblock-type 1 isoform X2, with translation MAEVEETLKRLQSQKGVQGIIVVNTEGIPIKSTMDNPTTTQYANLMHNFILKARSTVREIDPQNDLTFLRIRSKKNEIMVAPDKDYFLIVIQNPTE
- the DYNLRB1 gene encoding dynein light chain roadblock-type 1 isoform X1, with protein sequence MEEAEVEETLKRLQSQKGVQGIIVVNTEGIPIKSTMDNPTTTQYANLMHNFILKARSTVREIDPQNDLTFLRIRSKKNEIMVAPDKDYFLIVIQNPTE